The following are encoded together in the Zygosaccharomyces rouxii strain CBS732 chromosome C complete sequence genome:
- the NDI1 gene encoding NADH-ubiquinone reductase (H(+)-translocating) NDI1 (highly similar to uniprot|P32340 Saccharomyces cerevisiae YML120C NDI1 NADH:ubiquinone oxidoreductase transfers electrons from NADH to ubiquinone in the respiratory chain but does not pump protons in contrast to the higher eukaryotic multisubunit respiratory complex I which is absent in S. cerevisiae), with the protein MLSNLYKNRSLVSASSRLIRLASTAPPTGPSSFKTEKVIETDDGQKPNVVILGSGWGAISFLNHIDTKRYNVSLVSPRNYFLFTPLLPSTPVGTVDEKSIVEPVVNFALKKKGNVTYCEAECTSINPERNTVTISDLSTVQQLNKEEEKHFGLKQNVPAEIKYDYLVTAVGAEPNTFGVPGVEKYGHFLKEIDHSLQVRAKFAQNLEKANLLPKGDPERKRLLSIVVVGGGPTGVETAGELQDYVSQDLKKFLPNLAEEVQIHLVEALPVVLNMFEKKLSSYARDVLQGTSIKLHLRSAVSQVEPDHLIAKTKHEDGTVTEANIPYGTLIWATGNKARPIITDLFKKIPEQNQCTKALSVNPFLQVKGSKNIFAIGDNAFSGLPPTAQVAHQQAEYLAKVFDKMANLPNFHEELGQATEKFDLLFERSSFKPFSYIHYGALAYLGAEKAIANITYGKRSFYTGGGVMTFYIWRLLYLSMIMSARSRYKVIADWIKLAFFKRDFFKNF; encoded by the coding sequence ATGTTATCCAATTTGTACAAAAACAGATCTCTAGTCAGCGCTAGTTCACGTTTGATTAGACTAGCATCTACTGCACCACCAACTGgtccttcttctttcaagaCTGAAAAAGTCATTGAAACCGATGACGGTCAAAAACCAAATGTCGTTATTCTTGGTTCTGGTTGGGGTGCCATCTCTTTTTTGAACCACATTGACACCAAAAGATACAACGTTTCTTTAGTCTCACCAAGAAACTACTTCTTGTTTACTCCATTGTTGCCATCGACACCGGTTGGTACCGTggatgaaaaatccattgtGGAACCTGTGGTAAATTTCGCcctcaagaagaaaggtaACGTCACCTACTGTGAAGCTGAATGTACCTCTATCAACCCTGAAAGAAATACCGTTACCATTAGCGATCTATCTACCGTTCAACAGTTgaacaaagaagaagaaaaacacTTTGGTCTAAAACAAAATGTCCCCGCAGAGATCAAATACGATTACTTAGTCACCGCTGTTGGTGCAGAACCAAACACCTTTGGTGTTCCAGGTGTGGAGAAGTATGGTCACTTCctcaaagaaattgatcattCTCTACAAGTTAGAGCTAAATTTGctcaaaatttggaaaaggcCAACTTGCTGCCAAAGGGTGATCcagaaagaaagagattATTGTCCATTGTGGTCGTCGGTGGTGGTCCAACCGGTGTCGAAACCGCAGgtgaattacaagattaTGTCTcccaagatttgaagaaatttttgcCAAACTTGGCTGAAGAAGTTCAAATCCACTTGGTGGAAGCTCTGCCAGTTGTTTTGAACATgtttgagaagaaattgtcCTCTTACGCTCGAGATGTTTTGCAAGGTACTTCCATCAAGTTGCATCTAAGATCTGCTGTTTCTCAAGTGGAACCTGATCATTTGATTGCCAAGACTAAGCATGAAGACGGCACCGTTACCGAAGCTAACATTCCATATGGTACTTTGATCTGGGCCACCGGTAACAAGGCAAGACCAATTATTACCGACTTATTCAAGAAGATTCCCGAACAAAACCAGTGCACCAAGGCTCTTTCCGTTAACCCATTCTTGCAAGTTAAAGGTTCTAAAAACATTTTTGCCATTGGTGACAACGCATTCTCCGGTTTACCACCAACTGCCCAAGTTGCCCATCAACAAGCCGAGTACTTGGCAAAGGTTTTCGATAAGATGGCTAACCTGCCAAACTTCCACGAAGAGTTGGGTCAAGCAACTGAGAAGTTCGATCTTCTCTTCGAAAGAAGCAGCTTCAAACCATTTTCCTACATCCACTACGGTGCCTTGGCATATTTGGGTGCCGAAAAGGCAATCGCCAACATCACCTACGGTAAACGTTCCTTCTAcactggtggtggtgtAATGACCTTCTACATCTGGAGGCTTCTTTACTTGTCCATGATCATGTCCGCCAGATCCAGATATAAGGTTATCGCCGACTGGATCAAATTGGCCTTCTTCAAGagagatttcttcaagaatttctaa
- the IMP4 gene encoding snoRNA-binding rRNA-processing protein IMP4 (highly similar to uniprot|P53941 Saccharomyces cerevisiae YNL075W IMP4 Component of the SSU processome which is required for pre-18S rRNA processing interacts with Mpp10p member of a superfamily of proteins that contain a sigma(70)-like motif and associate with RNAs), which yields MLRRQARERREYLYKKAQELQESQLQHKRQIIKNALAQGKPLPKDIADDEQLQKDFRYDESKDAVDIDDEYAATSGISDPRVVVTTSRSPSARLSQFAKEIKLLFPTSVRLNRGNFIVNNLVDACNKSGTSDLVLLHEHRGVPTSLTISHLPHGPTAFFTLHNVVLRHDILNRGNQSEVNPHLIFDNFTTPLGHRVETILKHLFPPEPKEDSPRVITFANRGDFISVRQHVYVRTREGVELAEVGPRFEMRLFELRLGTVENKDADVEWQLRRFVRTANRKDYL from the coding sequence ATGTTGAGAAGACAAGCAAGAGAAAGACGTGAGTACCTTTACAAAAAGGCTCAAGAGCTACAGGAATCTCAGTTACAACACAAGAGGCAGATTATCAAAAATGCATTAGCACAGGGTAAACCACTACCGAAGGACATagctgatgatgaacagTTACAAAAGGATTTCAGATACGATGAGAGCAAAGATGCAGTTGATATTGACGATGAATATGCAGCCACAAGTGGTATATCGGATCCAAGGGTTGTAGTAACGACATCACGTAGTCCAAGTGCACGATTATCTCAATTTgccaaagaaattaaactACTTTTCCCTACTAGTGTGAGGCTTAACAGAGGTAACTTTATCGTTAATAATCTAGTTGATGCTTGTAATAAAAGTGGCACAAGTGATTTGGTGCTTTTGCATGAACATAGAGGTGTGCCCACATCGTTAACGATATCGCATTTACCTCATGGTCCAACAGCATTCTTTACATTGCATAACGTTGTACTAAGGCATGATATTCTCAATAGGGGTAACCAAAGTGAAGTTAACCCCCATTTAATATTCGATAATTTTACCACGCCATTAGGACATCGTGTGGAGACCATTCTAAAGCATCTTTTCCCACCGGAACCAAAGGAAGATTCCCCAAGAGTCATAACGTTTGCCAATCGTGGTGACTTTATTAGTGTTAGACAACACGTTTACGTAAGGACAAGAGAGGGTGTTGAACTAGCAGAGGTTGGACCTCGTTTTGAAATGAgattatttgaattaaGATTGGGTACTGTGGAGAATAAAGACGCTGATGTGGAATGGCAATTAAGAAGATTTGTAAGAACCGCAAACAGAAAGGATTACCTTTAG
- the MKS1 gene encoding Mks1p (some similarities with uniprot|P34072 Saccharomyces cerevisiae YNL076W MKS1 Pleiotropic regulatory factor involved in Ras-CAMP and lysine biosynthetic pathways and nitrogen regulation involved in retrograde (RTG) mitochondria-to-nucleus signaling) — protein sequence MENPQGTPADVRYEGDRFLKVTPNLFTQERLHLFDSLQLYTSLVKCSKSVEQGERLHNLSWRIVNKALLKDGNVNRSKKRDGVKNLYYVVAPGKANGTPTAPATPAQPAQPAQPAPSKPAPAAVPSSKPPAPPAPAPAPAPAPAPTPVAPTKPANAPVSLFGKRDQAFYSSEDDGSDWDGLSESGSSDEEGNYDDEEEEDSYYRNQWDRLLEKQPRQQEPLKKSLLSGLFFNEQGRASKSSTVSPTTSTTNTPQPAPVPHAAATATSTSNVTAVGSVTSPQGSLATAVPTALYRQGSTSRSSFSSIVSESTRERYLHESNAPPAAQTILPRALSTHMFLPNNVHQQRLAAAMGDADVDKSPSQSPPLALRLQRVERRTSMDIPGKKNGFLKTRMEISEEERLSRASRRKL from the coding sequence ATGGAGAACCCGCAGGGCACGCCAGCAGACGTGCGATATGAAGGGGATCGGTTCCTTAAAGTTACaccaaatcttttcaccCAAGAAAGACTGCAtctctttgattctttACAGCTCTATACGTCACTGGTGAAATGCAGTAAATCCGTGGAACAAGGTGAAAGATTGCATAATTTGAGTTGGAGAATTGTTAATAAAGCATTGTTAAAGGACGGTAACGTTAACAGGAGTAAGAAAAGAGATGGTGTCAAAAATCTCTATTACGTAGTGGCGCCTGGGAAAGCTAACGGTACGCCGACAGCTCCTGCAACTCCTGCACAACCTGCACAACCTGCACAACCTGCACCGTCAAAACCCGCACCAGCAGCTGTCCCGTCTTCAAAGCCTCCCGCTCCTCCTGCTCCTGCTCCTGCTCCTGCTCCTGCTCCAGCTCCCACGCCTGTGGCACCTACAAAACCCGCTAATGCTCCTGTATCATTATTCGGTAAACGAGATCAGGCCTTCTATAGCAGTGAAGATGACGGATCAGATTGGGATGGATTATCAGAGAGCGGATCAAGCGACGAGGAAGGTAACtacgatgatgaagaagaggaggattCTTATTATAGAAATCAATGGGATAGGTTACTGGAGAAACAGCCTCGTCAACAAGAACCGCTAAAGAAAAGTTTGTTAAGTGGGctatttttcaatgaacAAGGCAGGGCAAGCAAATCAAGTACCGTTTCACCCACTACTAGCACTACTAATACACCTCAGCCTGCGCCCGTGCCGCATGCAGCTGCCACAGCTACTTCTACAAGTAATGTAACGGCGGTGGGGTCGGTGACATCACCACAGGGAAGCTTAGCAACGGCAGTACCGACTGCATTGTATCGCCAAGGTTCGACCTCTAGAAGCAGTTTCAGCAGTATTGTATCGGAATCCACAAGAGAAAGGTACTTACACGAGTCTAATGCGCCTCCGGCTGCCCAGACTATTCTGCCGCGTGCCCTATCTACACACATGTTTCTGCCTAATAACGTTCATCAACAAAGACTAGCTGCTGCTATGGGCGATGCTGACGTGGATAAGAGCCCGTCGCAGTCGCCTCCGCTAGCATTACGACTACAGAGGGtggaaagaagaacatCCATGGATATCCCTGGCAAGAAAAACGGTTTCCTCAAGACCCGGATGGAGATATCAGAAGAGGAACGACTGTCAAGGGCTTCAAGGCGAAAActttaa
- the OM45 gene encoding Om45p (weakly similar to uniprot|P16547 Saccharomyces cerevisiae YIL136W OM45 Protein of unknown function major constituent of the mitochondrial outer membrane located on the outer (cytosolic) face of the outer membrane): MFACLHVSLPFNNAEVLAIMSGRILFGSAAAAAAGYMIYEYQRQDERQRQSVIPVSFGAPLQQDQQQQQRQQHQYQDRPESINWVADKAEVSKNRASEIAESFQKEATEQKEQVKNEAATGWGRVKSGLSEDIGSIKDALFGRPVQSQHQKGETGVSHSIFNWSFNDAERAKAIAIGEFDRAKKDLASAQERWSQTKKGVFDSGDAYLKQNVDALKRALDQKKQTMDEASERYASYAKHNFNELSDGLDAQDEKIRREGGFFKWLTRSPPEHKKEEESVDPKDEWATSTLAGFGENAYFFSQEQIHDQLRNNEIGPSEAQRRLDELKRIKQKGWMQYAKNPESEESIAKNAFKSLEGWGETAAQFAQEELEEARRRFHRRIGSRDDAAKAMDEAAARVQEAKNRVDNTGSSWWQTAKQQTDEEHENAKRAFDRAVTDYEETKKIFDNWRDKHTGKFWSSADGSVRAMRRKELLPEDSNLQEQLLEE; encoded by the coding sequence ATGTTTGCATGTTTGCACGTTTCTCTTCCCTTCAATAACGCAGAAGTCTTAGCGATTATGAGTGGTAGAATTCTGTTTGGAAGTGCTGCAGCTGCGGCTGCAGGTTATATGATTTACGAGTATCAACGCCAGGATGAAAGACAGAGGCAAAGTGTCATTCCGGTTTCTTTTGGTGCTCCTCTACAACAAGaccaacaacagcaacaacgACAACAACATCAATACCAAGACCGCCCTGAGAGTATCAACTGGGTTGCTGATAAGGCGGAAGTTAGTAAAAATAGAGCCTCTGAGATTGCAGAAAGTTTTCAGAAGGAAGCTACGGAGCAAAAGGAACAGGTCAAGAATGAAGCTGCTACAGGTTGGGGCCGTGTGAAGAGCGGGCTGTCTGAAGATATTGGTAGCATTAAGGATGCTTTGTTTGGACGTCCTGTGCAGTCACAGCACCAAAAGGGGGAGACTGGTGTCTCCCATTCTATCTTCAATTGGTCCTTTAATGATGCTGAACGTGCCAAGGCTATCGCCATTGGAGAGTTTGACAGagcaaagaaagatttaGCTTCTGCTCAAGAGAGGTGGTCTCAAACCAAAAAAGGTGTCTTCGACAGCGGTGACGCCTATTTGAAGCAAAACGTAGATGCTTTGAAGAGAGCTCTTGACCAGAAGAAGCAAACTATGGATGAGGCTTCTGAACGATATGCCTCTTACGCAAAACATAACTTCAACGAGTTGTCTGACGGGTTAGACGCTCAAGACGAAAAGATCCGCAGAGaaggtggatttttcaaatggttgACCAGATCACCTCCAGAAcataaaaaagaagaggagTCGGTGGATCCCAAGGACGAATGGGCCACGAGTACTCTAGCTGGCTTTGGTGAAAATGCATACTTCTTTTCGCAAGAACAAATCCATGATCAACTACgtaataatgaaattggCCCATCCGAAGCCCAACGTCGTCTCGACGAATTAAAACGTATCAAGCAAAAGGGTTGGATGCAATATGCCAAGAACCCCGAATCCGAAGAGTCCATTGCCAAGAACGCCTTCAAGTCCCTAGAAGGGTGGGGTGAGACTGCGGCACAGTTTGCACAAGAGGAGCTAGAAGAGGCACGCCGCAGGTTCCACAGGCGGATCGGATCCCGTGATGACGCGGCAAAAGCTATGGACGAAGCTGCGGCTCGTGTACAAGAGGCCAAGAATCGCGTTGATAACACCGGTTCGTCATGGTGGCAAACTGCAAAGCAACAAACGGATGAGGAGCATGAAAACGCCAAGCGTGCCTTCGATCGTGCTGTTACCGACTACGAGGAGACCAAGAAAATCTTTGACAATTGGCGTGACAAGCACACCGGTAAATTCTGGTCAAGTGCTGATGGCAGCGTGCGTGCCATGAGACGTAAGGAGCTGCTGCCTGAGGACTCGAACCTGCAAGAGCAGCTTTTAGAGGAGTAA
- the APJ1 gene encoding Apj1p (similar to gnl|GLV|CAGL0J10296g Candida glabrata CAGL0J10296g and some similarites with YNL077W uniprot|P53940 Saccharomyces cerevisiae YNL077W APJ1 Putative chaperone of the HSP40 (DNAJ) family overexpression interferes with propagation of the [Psi ] prion) — translation MARDTRLYDTLKVSPDATISEIKRAYKVMALKYHPDKNHHSEDAKNKFQEVCKAYEILADEDKRVMYDRYGTVDEYALQEQEESQGAPTTSSSFFGSSMSPGDLFAQFFDNFPGHSSFGRSPFGSAFGGGSPFGGGFPFGSSFSHHSGGGRSSYGGGRPSRGPDIKHNLKCTLAELYDGKITKLGLNRRRMCQSCQGQGSLRRRTCKTCRGQGQQTETRRTGPMVQTWTQTCPDCNGLGTYTKQADVCHECRGESYIKERKIFDVEVSKGMCHGQTIVLPGEADELIKTSFGVEKVIPGDVVITIDQVKDSKFHRVNRYGCDLVMGSCSIDLSTSLCGGDIYIDGHPSGKLLKVSIVPGELIGPNCLKSIEGMGMPKYGHDGGKGNLYIQFQLEYPVGLEPDTIGRLQSVLLQDKYVQNQIQSQNAKVYQKLGDCAEVDEHVLSSFVPSMEEITSRTASSNERDYVKRRWKRSNEGSSTKRRHMGDSSDSD, via the coding sequence ATGGCTAGAGACACTAGACTATACGATACGCTGAAGGTCTCTCCGGATGCAACGATATCGGAGATCAAAAGGGCCTACAAGGTGATGGCCCTTAAGTATCACCCAGATaaaaatcatcattctGAGGATGCGAAAaataaatttcaagaagtttGTAAGGCCTACGAGATTTTAGCTGATGAGGATAAGAGAGTTATGTACGATCGATATGGTACAGTCGATGAGTATGCGCTGCAAGAGCAGGAAGAATCTCAAGGTGCACCTACGacatcatcttcattctttGGGTCTTCCATGTCGCCAGGAGATCTTTTTGCCCAGTTTTTTGATAATTTCCCAGGACATTCGTCATTTGGCAGATCTCCATTTGGATCAGCGTTTGGCGGTGGTTCCCCATTTGGCGGTGGTTTTCCATTTGGTTCTAGTTTCTCTCATCATAGTGGTGGGGGTAGAAGCTCCTACGGTGGTGGCAGGCCCAGTAGAGGTCCCGATATTAAACATAATTTGAAATGCACATTGGCGGAACTGtatgatggtaaaattacTAAATTGGGGTTGAATCGTAGACGTATGTGCCAATCTTGTCAGGGACAAGGTTCTTTGAGAAGACGTACATGTAAAACATGCAGAGGTCAGGGCCAGCAAACAGAGACACGCAGGACGGGTCCTATGGTCCAAACCTGGACTCAAACCTGCCCAGATTGTAATGGGCTAGGTACATATACAAAGCAAGCCGATGTTTGCCACGAGTGTCGGGGTGAAAGTTATAtcaaggaaagaaaaatctttgatgTGGAAGTTAGCAAAGGTATGTGCCATGGTCAAACGATTGTATTGCCAGGTGAAGCTGATGAATTGATAAAGACCAGTTTTGGTGTTGAAAAAGTTATACCGGGTGATGTAGTGATTACCATCGATCAGGTCAAAGACTCTAAATTTCATAGAGTTAATCGCTATGGTTGCGATTTAGTAATGGGTAGTTGTTCTATTGATTTGTCCACAAGTCTATGTGGTGGTGACATCTATATCGATGGTCATCCAAGCGGTaaacttttaaaagtttCTATTGTCCCAGGTGAACTGATAGGCCCTAATTGTTTGAAAAGTATTGAAGGTATGGGTATGCCTAAATACGGTCACGACGGTGGTAAAGGAAATCTTTACATACAGTTTCAGTTAGAGTATCCTGTTGGTCTAGAGCCTGATACTATCGGTAGATTGCAATCAGTCCTATTACAAGATAAGTAtgttcaaaatcaaatacAATCACAAAATGCTAAGgtttatcaaaaattgggtGATTGTGCGGAAGTTGATGAACACGTCTTAAGTAGTTTTGTTCCTTCTATGGAGGAGATAACGAGTAGGAcagcatcttcaaatgagAGAGATTATGTTAAACGTAGATGGAAGAGGTCTAATGAAGGTTCAAGTACAAAGAGACGTCACATGGGCGATTCTAGCGATAGCGACTAG
- the TMA108 gene encoding Tma108p (similar to uniprot|P40462 Saccharomyces cerevisiae YIL137C RBF108 Hypothetical ORF) gives MNSSQESLSSSNALIPVSYELAIDIDPSRTNFKGSLRISTKFNSNNSDDNDSRSFKLHCKDIIILSAKAGKHGENLQNLKVSYDRQGQTAIFHAQEPLNDSDEIELQYVGRINSIKTPRDVTTGVFQTNFMDQETGTSDNYVISTHCQPTYARTILPCLDEPDVKAHFQLQVKTWQRFKVISNVAAISHENQEANDKNADNNNNNWQIVKFGRTPAMATSLFGFTIGDFEFISTQIKSTSGSKTIPLRIFSPWEITQAAFALDTVQKYLPILEQFFGQSYPLDKLDFVLLPFLTDMAMENFGMISIQTSHLLIPPSMLADVYTRQQLMQLIVHELVHQWVGNYVSFDSWCHLWFNESFATFTACHVLEANGDLPNYWNSDAYLWQQTESAILQDLRASTPSIAQASETAANARETVNLFDPHSYAKGISILRSIQLGVGESNFQSAIKNIFKGDNLLNRAVKPIEIFQQLNSHDWVDFFNSWYRTPGVPLLTVTVTEDGKKTKLVQQRMVEDSNEDDDTIYPISLFTKLTNGELDKKHIIMPEKSLTLDYPIALCNHDSQGYYLVSYESAQCYDQLGQQLALGNLSEIDLVKVFNDLSHLIGNLKYQSHIHLQGLYQLLSQLASDKVDLQKFPQYWHGLSQGLDILQTVQLAIRTYGSNNLGKFHDSIVAPLVRKISWPQETFSQNYNYYEIKTMSQVMFLAQEMPEMVTICRKYFKHVLQGPNYSIPSDLVGSILAVVSRNSTTLKQYKSLFEMVKSSKAIVNHVFGLEGDSDKLSLELQNYAITNMGFSIDSNLINKLLNFVATNIDSTSIELALFGLAYNARFHPTGTANNNVQIRDIVVDWFKRHYDQWAQRALKPGFASAERMKKSLSNISIVVFQMFVDTPESIDTFALIKQSKFGKELGVYELWQIVKRNEMPKMKIYQSILGF, from the coding sequence ATGAATTCATCTCAAGAATCGCTCTCCTCCAGCAATGCATTGATCCCTGTGTCTTATGAATTAGCAATTGATATTGATCCTTCGAGgacaaatttcaaaggttCTTTACGAATTAGTACGAAATttaatagtaataatagtgACGACAATGATAGCAGATCCTTTAAGCTTCATTGTAAGGATATCATTATACTCTCTGCAAAAGCAGGAAAACATGGTGAAAATTTACAGAATCTCAAAGTTAGTTATGATAGACAAGGACAAACGGCTATTTTCCATGCTCAGGAACCTTTGAatgattctgatgaaatcGAATTGCAATATGTCGGTAGAATCAACTCTATAAAGACTCCTCGTGATGTGACGACGGGTGTTTTTCAAACTAACTTTATGGATCAAGAAACTGGTACTTCTGATAACTACGTAATTTCTACCCATTGTCAACCAACTTACGCAAGGACAATTTTACCATGTTTGGATGAACCGGACGTCAAAGCACATTTCCAATTGCAAGTTAAGACATGGCAAAGATTTAAAGTCATTTCTAATGTTGCAGCAATCTCGCATGAGAACCAAGAGGCAAACGACAAAAATGctgataataataataataattgGCAAATTGTCAAGTTTGGTAGGACACCTGCAATGGCAACTTCGTTGTTTGGGTTCACTATTGGTGATTTCGAATTTATTTCGACTCAGATTAAATCTACCAGTGGTAGTAAAACAATTCCACTaagaatcttttcaccatGGGAAATCACACAAGCTGCATTTGCATTGGATACCGTTCAGAAATATTTACCAATATTGGAGCAATTTTTTGGTCAAAGCTATCCTTTGGATAAGTTGGACTTTGTGCTGTTACCATTCTTAACTGATATGgcaatggaaaattttggtatgATTTCCATCCAAACAAGCCACCTCCTCATACCACCATCGATGCTGGCAGACGTATACACTAGACAACAACTGATGCAATTAATAGTACATGAACTGGTGCATCAATGGGTTGGTAATTACGTATCTTTTGATTCATGGTGTCACTTATGGTTTAACGAATCGTTTGCTACTTTTACCGCCTGTCATGTGTTAGAAGCTAATGGTGATTTACCAAACTATTGGAATTCAGACGCGTACCTGTGGCAACAAACTGAGAGCGCTATCTTACAAGATCTACGGGCATCTACTCCTAGCATCGCCCAAGCGTCTGAAACCGCTGCTAACGCTAGAGAAACGGTGAATCTTTTCGACCCTCATTCTTATGCAAAGGGAATATCAATTTTACGTTCAATTCAACTGGGAGTTGGCGAGTCGAATTTCCAATCTGCAATTAAAAACATCTTTAAAGGAGATAACTTGTTAAACCGTGCTGtgaaaccaattgaaattttccaacaGTTGAATTCCCATGATTGggttgattttttcaattcttggtATAGAACTCCAGGTGTCCCACTATTAACCGTCACGGTAACAGAGGATGGCAAAAAGACCAAACTAGTTCAGCAAAGAATGGTTGAGGACTcgaatgaagatgacgataCCATCTACCCTATTTCTTTGTTCACCAAATTAAccaatggtgaattggaCAAGAAGCACATCATAATGCCGgaaaaatctttgactTTAGATTATCCAATTGCACTTTGTAACCACGATTCCCAGGGGTACTATCTAGTGTCTTACGAATCTGCCCAATGTTATGATCAATTGGGGCAACAGCTGGCACTAGGAAATCTGTCAGAGATTGATTTGGTTAAAGTTTTTAATGATTTGTCCCACTTAATTGgaaatttaaaatatcaATCGCATATTCACCTACAGGGCCTTTACCAGTTGTTATCGCAATTAGCAAGTGATAAAGTAGATTTGCAAAAATTCCCCCAATATTGGCATGGATTATCTCAAGGGTTAGATATCTTGCAAACTGTTCAACTGGCAATTAGAACCTATGGATCTAACAATTTGGGTAAATTTCACGATTCTATCGTTGCGCCATTGGTGAGAAAAATCTCTTGGCCTCAAGAGACATTCTCACAAAATTACAACTATTACGAAATCAAGACCATGTCACAAGTTATGTTTTTAGCTCAGGAGATGCCTGAAATGGTTACCATATGTCGCAAATATTTCAAACACGTTCTTCAGGGCCCAAATTACAGTATCCCCAGCGATCTTGTCGGTAGCATATTGGCGGTAGTTTCCCGTAATTCAACTACTTTAAAGCAATACAAGAGTTTATTCGAAATGGTTAAATCCAGCAAGGCTATTGTCAACCATGTCTTTGGATTAGAAGGTGACTCTGATAAACTTTCATTGGAGTTACAGAACTATGCTATCACAAATATGGGATTTTCCATCGATTCCAATCTAATCAATAAACTGCTAAATTTCGTGGCTACTAATATCGATTCAACGAGTATTGAATTAGCATTGTTCGGCCTTGCCTATAACGCTAGGTTCCATCCAACTGGTACTGCCAACAATAATGTCCAAATTCGTGATATCGTGGTTGATTGGTTCAAACGTCACTACGACCAATGGGCCCAGAGGGCATTAAAACCGGGGTTTGCATCTGCAGAACGTatgaagaaatctttaTCCAATATTTCGATTGTGGTGTTCCAGATGTTCGTGGATACTCCAGAGAGTATTGACACATTCGCCCTCATAAAGCAAAgcaaatttggtaaagaattgggaGTTTACGAATTGTGGCAGATTGTTAAACGTAATGAAATgccaaagatgaaaatttaccagTCCATACTTGGATTTTAA